AGTGACGCGGTTTCAGAATTAGTTAGCTTAGCCTTAGATGAACAACGGCTACCATAGAAAGTTTCCTAGGCAACGTCTATTGTTTTGTTGATCATGTGAAGAGATCAAGACGTGTGCCATCAATTATCATGATGATGGGAAGGAGCCAGCCACACGTCACCATGCACTAGCCTAGTTTGGCAATGACCTCCATCAGCACGCTCGTCCAGCATTCGAGCTCCAGCACTGTTTGTTCAACACTTTCGTTAACGCAATTGACGCAATTTGTGGCGTCTCAGACACAATATTTAGTGCGTCGACGCTTACGTGTGTGCCGGGGTACTAGCGCAGCCGTGCCTCCTGACTATGGAACAGCTGTATCGAAGGTAACTACAGCTTTGCTAATCGTTCCTTTGATGCTGCTTCCGATGTTTGTACTTCTGAACATGTACGATAACTTACCGGAAAGAAACGAGGCCCAAGAATCCTCTTCTGCACCTTTCCTGTGGCAGTTTTCGGAAGTTCACCACGCGCAATGCGCAGAAGCGTTGGCAGCTTGTATCCCGCCAATTTCTCACGTAAATCCGACCGCAACTTCTCAATGGACAAGGTATGTACCAAGCGCACACCTCTGTCTCGAGATCCGGGGGCTGAAACTTCTTCATGCAACGAAACCAGGGCCGCCACCCGTTGCCCATACTCCTCGTCCGCGACGCCGACAACCATGGCCTCGGCGATGTACGACAACCCTAGCAGTTCTCGCTCAATATCCAGAGCAGAAATTTTGTAGCCTCCCGATTTGATGATATCCAGAGATGCTCGGCCAACGATGAAGTAGTAAATCCTATCTTTTCGCGCAATGTCATCGGTTTTGAAGTATCCATCCTCATCATGCCTTCGGGGGCGTCGCGGTCGTCAAGACGTACTCTGAAGATTGCACCAAATTCCGTTGCACCATACCTTTGGAAAATTCTTTTATCCATGAGATCCGACCAAAAGTCATCGAGTGGTCGAGGTAGCGCTGACGTCCCGCACAAGCATGCCCGGAATTGTTTCGCGCTAGCAATGTACTCTGCCAAGTCACCAGCAGGTAGTTTACTGAGAGTACGCTGATAATAGCGTCTTAGTCGCATATAGATGGTTGGAACGCCCAAGAAAAAGGTTAGCCGCCGCCGTGGATCCAGGCCACCCTGCTTCCATTGCTCCCACGTCCAGATCTCGTCAAAGCCTCCACTGCGAAACTCAATACGGCTGCCAGATATGAGGAACGGAAAGAAGTTTATGCCGACACCCGTTACATGGTGTACCGGAAGGACATGGAGCAGGACATCATCGCCCGTCAGTTGGTAGTAGTCCGCTATTTCCAGCGCGCAGTTGAAAGTGTACGACCTCTGCATCACTGCACCCTTTGGTGGGCCGGTGGTCCCACTAGTGAAGATGACGAGAGCTGAAGCTGGAATCGAGTGTCTGATTGGCACAGCACGAAAACTCCTGCCGCTCGTAGCCACAACGCGCCGTTCCAAGTCCAGACATTTACTCATATCTACAGAGCTGCTGAGGACGAGAGCTGCTTGAGACTTTTCGATGAAGTATGACGCTCCTTCAACAGGCACGGCTGCGGCTCCAAGCGCCAGTATCGCCAAAATGGCCACGGTGTATTCGTATCCACCCGCTGCTACGATCGCAATGTACACCTCGTCTTTCCTCTCCAGGGCATGGCATATCGCTCGATCGAGGGTATCAAGGACGGTGTGTCGCAGAGCTAGCACGTCGGAAAGGAGGTCTAGATGGGTCCTTTGCAAGTTGGCGCAGACATCATCGACGGCTATGCGCGCAGGAATTCGACTGGCATATCGGAGAAGGCGACCGAAGAGAGGCTAGGCGGTCGACATTAGCATACGTACAGCCACGGGCCCCTGTGTAAGATGTAGGGAAACCGGGCCCTACAGTGTTCGGGAGCACACTGTAGCCAGCATGCTTCGGGACCGTACAGCATCTGTCATCCATGTTGCTACTACATACATGATCACGGGGCGACGTCCAACGCAAGCGGCTGTGCCGCTACGCGCGTCTCTCACATGTGCCGCGGGTACGCAGGAGCAGATCAAGGCGTCCGGCAATAACGAATCGAGTGGGGTGTCATGGTAATTGTGCGTACCCGTGGACAGCCGCCGCAAGATCGCGGGGAAGCCGCCCGAGCCAAAAACCCCCGCAGTCAGTCGCTTCCGGCGCTAACAGCCACCCAGTGCAAGACCACAAGGTCACTCCCAGACGTCAATAACGGCCTTGATAACGGCGGCCTGGCTCTCTAAGCACAATGACGTTGTTCGACCCATCTCCATGCACCGCACACGATTACTGGCTGTTCGACTAGTGTTGGTGCATGTGCCAGCGTTCACATTTTGCATGCCAACATCAAGCACCGAAGAGACCGAGAGCCCAACGCCAGGCCCCAGCGAAACTACTTCCAAAGCGACTGGGTCTATGACCAGTTTTGTATATATAAAATTCATTATAGCGGTTGCGCTCCGAGCCTCCAGTATGCGACCACCGGAGGATGACGTTACGGCCGCGTCCAGGCTCCAGACCAGCGATTCCAAATTTAACGATAAACCAATTTCCTGTCACTCTGAATCGGACATGGGGATCATCGACGCTTGCGTGTCACTCAGCAATCACCCCGTATTCATCCCTGGCATCCCTGCGAGCACTTTCCGGTCAGGAAAAAAAAACTCGCACAAAGTTTTTGTGGGGGAGCAAGTCTGGTTGTGACTCTGAGTTATCGCCGTCTCAGCCAGTTGCCCAGTCAGCTGATCCATTGGACGTTGCATCATTGCATCGAATGCTCCACCAGGCCGTCCATCCGGTTTTTGCATAACGTCGTTCGCTGTGTCCTTGGGCACTCGGAAGTTTGGAGCTTCTGTCACCAAACCTGTCCGTCGCTACAAAGAAACACCTGCGCATGCAGGGGCTTAAGGTGTTACACATACGGCCGCCACTGCCGATGACTGGAATCCGCCCGATTGCTCAATAGGTTCACTATTTTGCTTTTCTATATATCTTTAATATTGCGGCGCTTCGCTAATTGGACTTTGATACCGCCCCAAAGAGTGGGACCGCGCATATTCCAATTCAGTCAGCCACAATTGCTGCACCTGCAGCTGCATCAGCTTCCAACTTCCATGATGCTGCCGACAAGGATTTTGTGTGATCCTACTATACCGCTGCTCACAGCGTTTGCTGGCATTAACGCTGGTCGCGACCCACTAAACGACGGACCGCCCGCAACGTGTCTCCGTAGAGGCCTTACCGATGATATGACGCATCGATGCTTACACTCCGAGTACTTCGCAATGTGATAGCTCACACCGCCATACGACGATGCTATTTGGAGCATCACGAGGACACCTACAACATGCTGCAAAGCGGGATTACGTCGTACGAGCTGTCGCGACTGGTGCGCGCGTAGAAGCTACCAGGCGCCTGGTCCTTAGGGCTGCAAAACTCCCTTGCTTGCTGTTCACCGACCGAAAGAAGGCGACCTGTCACCAAATCTTGATCTGTCATTGCATCGCTGATCAAACTTTGCCTCGTGGCAACCCAGTTGCCCATGGCCATTCATGATGCAGAGTGGCCAAGGCTGCAATTTTAGATACGAATCGGTCCAATGTTACGCTGTGCCGCAAAGGTTCTGCCGCGACTGCAGGATGAAGGACGTGTGTCAGCCTGGCTATGACAAGCGACAGACGAGCCAAACCAGAAAAACTTCCATGTGCACTGCCCCTGTCTCCCGGGGGGTGTGGGTGTCAAAGGAGAGCGGGAATCATCTTTTTTTTTCAGCTGTATATTGTCGCCTGACCTCCATGTCGAATAGTGCAAGTTTGCAAAAAGGAAAGCAAATTACCGTTCCACGTCGGCGGAAACCCTTTTCTGAACGTTCGCACACCGGCTGTACCTTGTCCACATCCGCGACCACACGAGGCCCAGCGAAGCGGACGGGGAAGGCGGAACGAGACACGTTTGGCGTACATCAAGGGGTGGATGCGAATCTTGAATAAGCAGACAGACGGGTAACCGGGAATGAGGCATGGCGTAAGCGCACAGATGTTTCCGCATGCGGTCATCGTCCTCTTAGTCCTCTCGGGCCGTGGAGAGTGGGCCAATGCCGCCCGCCCGTCACACAGACGCTGCTCGCTGGGACCTTGCGGTGAAGGGGTAAAATGGCCTCTTGTGCTTCACATGCTGGTTGTTTGCTCACCCAACTCTGTACATGTGTGACTCCTCGCATCACTCTCTTATTTAATTAACTTTGAGAGAGGCCGCGACCATGTCTCTAGACCTCCCACTAGGATTCATGGAGCCCCGGCTTCTCGACACCGTCGCTAGCACCACTTCCCGCATTGTCGACATGCTCACCAGACAACACTCCCCGCCCGTACAGACCAAATCATTCCACTTATCTTGCCTGGATCAAAATGTAGTGCGCGTGTACATACAAACTCTATGCATTTTCCCTGTAAGTCACCTTGGAGTAGGTGCAGCCAGCACAGTAGGCTGACTGTGGTGACAGTTTCCCGATCAAAACAATGCCGAGGCTGCTATACAGGCTCTGGGCGCTGGACTTCGCCTGACTCTAAAGAAATTCCCATTTCTCGCTGGTACTCTAACTTTGGCGGATCGTGAAGCTGGGAAGCTTGCTCTGGAATATCCAAGCGAGGTGTCAGACAAGGACCTGAACTCCATCTTCCGTTCCAAACAAATTCACTACCACGATACCGATTTTCCGCACACGTATGAACAGCTCAGAAGAGATGGCATGCCGCCGAGCGCGTTCAAGAGTGCTATGTTTGTTCCTGAAGATCTTGCCAACTATCCGGGCGTCCCGGCGGATGGTGAGGGCAAAATAGACTTCAACAAAAGCGATGCACCAGCAATGCGAAGTCAAGCTTTCTTCATACCTGGCGGACTTGTGCTCTCAATGTACATGCATCATTCTGTCTTCGACTTCTCCGGCGTCACGCTTTTCTGGCAAGCATTCTCTGCAAACGTGTCCAGTATCTCCGGACAGCGCTCCGAACCGCAAAGAGCCACCGGTAATTTTCCTCCCTTACATTGCCAAACAGGACTAATCGTAGCAGATACGTCAAGTACAGCCGATAGGCAGTCTTTGTTGCGACAAGCCGTTGACGACGAAATTCCTCAGCTTCGCAGTGTTGTCAGCGCCGACTGTTATTGCGACGGGCCACCAGATTACCTCAAAACATTGCCCTCAAGTACGAAATGTACGCAGAGACTCATCGTTGTTCCGGCGGCTCAGGTGCGCGAGTACAGAGAACTTCTGCGGTCATATTTCCCCAAAGACAACGCGCCGACCATTTGCAACGTGCTTGCTGCCCTTGTCTGGACGCACGTTACTCGTGCCAGAGCAGCGCGATTGCTCAAGTACGGGCTGACGGAGACTAACCTGGGTATTGCAACCGATCTGCGAAGGCGGCAAAACCCTCCCGTTCCCGCGGATTACATGGGTAACATGGCGTTATTCTCGCGCGGCACATTGAACATCTCAGATCTCATAGCAGAGGACCGGTACGTTGCTCCTTGCCACCTTTCATTCAATGTCGCACTGCAGGATGATTTCGATCTTGTACACCAGATATTGAGCGGTGTCATTGAAGTTGAGCAAGTCAGCTGACATGCCCCTAGCGTAACGACATCCACGATTGTCCGTGTCATCAACGAGATCAAAAGCACTATTTCCGGCGTTGACGACGACTGGGTGTCACGTCACCTTAGCTACTTCAAGTCGATCGATTATATTACCGACACAGAAATTGCACTAGGCATAACGTTTGGATCCGACATGTACATTTCTTCCTGGATCAACTTTGGTGCGGACCTCAGCTGGGGTATACCGGGGACCGACTTGGGCAAGCACTCCCTCGCTGGACGAGCGGAGTTTATTAGACGATCGTATGGTCCGGGTGACGGCGGCATGATCTTCCTCCCGCGACGCAGACAACCTACGAACGGAACGGAAGCGCCCTTTGAAATTCTGGTACGGCTCGCCGAGGAAGACATGACGCGTGTGTTGGACGAAGAGGGCGGGTTGAGCAGTTGGGCCGAGGCGGTAATCGAGTGAACAGAAATGACTGTCATCTACCGGCATGTTGATATCTGGTCTTGGGTCAAGACTTGGTGCGCCGGTACACCACGCTACTGATGACGAATTCTGGTATGTTGTCTCCAAGTAGTATTTGGCATTGAGCATTGGGCATGAGCGTTGGTGTTTTTCACGGTTTATGACTTGGGTTGGACATTTGATATCCTGTACGAATAGCTTGCATTCCTTTTCCGGCTGGGGTCTCCTTGTGTGCATTACATTGCATTGGGCGGTATCTGGCATTTAAAAGCGCATGTGTCTTGGGCAGACGCATTCTCATAGTTATCTTATTTGATCGTTCTTGCTTTGCCATGTTGCGGCACCTGGTAGATCCTTCATCTTCCATGGTCGACGTCCTTTGCTTTACACGTCCACTGATCATTAGCGCCCAACCTCACACACTGAATCATGAAGCTCGCAACGATCGGTCACTAGTCATGATAATCAGGTCATGATAATATCCACCGAGATGCCCCCGCAGCGCGGCTCCACTTGCCTTGCCGGCAACGCCCCGCACCATTACGCGCATCAACACCCCCGCTGGACCTGCATTCATCGTGTACTGCGTGAGTACCTAGGTAAGAAAATGATTTGCATCTCCGCACTATCGGCGGTGATCTTCAGCTGTGTCGGTCACGATACACGTGTCCGAGTCTGTCTACCTAGGTACAGAAGACGAGCACCTTTCCCCCAAGAGATACATATCCACCACCTTGCTGTAGCCTGCAGGCGCATTGGGCATTTAGTACGGCGGAGAAGCGCCCAATTACAGCATGGTAGACTTCACCGATGAGAGCTCAGCCCGAGACGGCTTTCACGAGGGCCAGGAGAAGGTGTTCCGAGTCCCGGTCAAGAAAAAAAGTTTGAAAAAGATCAGCAGCTGAACCCATCGCATCCACAGCGGTATTATCTGGGCTTAGCGAAAGCAAAAGCTATTCAAAGGCTAGTTAGACGAGAGCTGAGATCACTGCCGAGCTCCTGGACGATAGGATGGGCCAATCTTGTCTGCATAGGGAAAGGTGAGCCCGTCCTCAAGTGGTCACAGAAGGGCATGTCGTGCATATCTGTGCTACCAGGGTACTTAGGTACGCAGAGAGCCGACAAGCGCCACATAGGGTTTGAAAAACAGCAAAAAGTATTGGAACATATGCACAGAACCGAATTGGGCTATGGAACTAACGTAGGGTTCTGTACTCACTGCGAATCGGGATTCGACTCAGAAGGAGTTTGGAATCCGTAGCCCGACGACGGCATCTCATACCACACGCGTCCTCATACCGGCCCTGAAATCTGAAACCGTCTCTCTGCATATTTTAGTGATACA
This sequence is a window from Pyrenophora tritici-repentis strain M4 chromosome 4, whole genome shotgun sequence. Protein-coding genes within it:
- a CDS encoding CaiC, Acyl-CoA synthetase (AMP-forming)/AMP-acid ligase II codes for the protein MDDRCCTVPKHAGYSVLPNTPLFGRLLRYASRIPARIAVDDVCANLQRTHLDLLSDVLALRHTVLDTLDRAICHALERKDEVYIAIVAAGGYEYTVAILAILALGAAAVPVEGASYFIEKSQAALVLSSSVDMSKCLDLERRVVATSGRSFRAVPIRHSIPASALVIFTSGTTGPPKGAVMQRSYTFNCALEIADYYQLTGDDVLLHVLPVHHVTGVGINFFPFLISGSRIEFRSGGFDEIWTWEQWKQGGLDPRRRLTFFLGVPTIYMRLRRYYQRTLSKLPAGDLAEYIASAKQFRACLCGTSALPRPLDDFWSDLMDKRIFQRYGATEFGAIFRVRLDDRDAPEGMMRMDTSKPMTLREKIGFTTSSLAEHLWISSNREATKFLLWILSENC
- a CDS encoding Transferase domain containing protein — translated: MSLDLPLGFMEPRLLDTVASTTSRIVDMLTRQHSPPVQTKSFHLSCLDQNVVRVYIQTLCIFPFPDQNNAEAAIQALGAGLRLTLKKFPFLAGTLTLADREAGKLALEYPSEVSDKDLNSIFRSKQIHYHDTDFPHTYEQLRRDGMPPSAFKSAMFVPEDLANYPGVPADGEGKIDFNKSDAPAMRSQAFFIPGGLVLSMYMHHSVFDFSGVTLFWQAFSANVSSISGQRSEPQRATDTSSTADRQSLLRQAVDDEIPQLRSVVSADCYCDGPPDYLKTLPSSTKCTQRLIVVPAAQVREYRELLRSYFPKDNAPTICNVLAALVWTHVTRARAARLLKYGLTETNLGIATDLRRRQNPPVPADYMGNMALFSRGTLNISDLIAEDRVTTSTIVRVINEIKSTISGVDDDWVSRHLSYFKSIDYITDTEIALGITFGSDMYISSWINFGADLSWGIPGTDLGKHSLAGRAEFIRRSYGPGDGGMIFLPRRRQPTNGTEAPFEILVRLAEEDMTRVLDEEGGLSSWAEAVIE